The Flavobacterium praedii genome window below encodes:
- a CDS encoding DUF1572 family protein, which translates to MNATTSYLESVKKQFLYYKMLGEKAMEQLEPEQLFVSINKDTNSIAVIVKHLTGNMVSRWTDFLTTDGEKETRNRDTEFENDLQTKDELLISWNAGWDCFLSALDGLQTDQLSEIIYIRNEGHTVIEAINRQLAHYPYHIGQIIFYAKQLKNSDWNSLSIPKNKSNSYNADKFAQEKSIKNFTEEEFRRLK; encoded by the coding sequence ATGAATGCAACCACATCCTATCTTGAAAGCGTAAAAAAGCAATTTCTCTACTATAAAATGTTGGGAGAAAAAGCCATGGAGCAACTAGAGCCGGAACAACTTTTTGTATCTATAAACAAAGACACCAATAGTATTGCCGTGATTGTAAAACACCTTACGGGAAATATGGTGTCACGTTGGACCGATTTCCTAACTACAGATGGTGAGAAAGAAACAAGAAACCGTGATACTGAATTTGAAAATGATTTACAAACCAAAGATGAGTTATTGATCTCTTGGAATGCAGGTTGGGATTGCTTTCTCAGCGCTTTAGACGGTTTGCAAACAGATCAACTTTCGGAGATAATTTACATCAGGAATGAAGGTCATACGGTTATTGAAGCCATCAACAGGCAACTGGCGCATTATCCGTATCATATTGGTCAAATTATTTTTTATGCCAAACAATTAAAAAATAGTGACTGGAATAGTTTATCCATTCCAAAAAATAAATCGAATAGTTATAATGCCGATAAATTTGCACAAGAGAAATCGATTAAAAATTTTACGGAAGAAGAATTTAGAAGATTGAAATAA
- a CDS encoding DNA topoisomerase IV — MKKIIMLSPLLLFMSCYNTDRNCADFKTGKFKFEYEIDGIKKTTVFERNDSIEIETFEGKTDTSTVRWVNDCEYVLQKKHPKNKAEEKAIDMKILTTTKNSYTFEFGMMGVDEKQRGTVTKISN, encoded by the coding sequence ATGAAAAAAATAATAATGCTTTCTCCACTATTACTCTTTATGTCCTGTTATAATACGGATCGCAACTGTGCTGACTTTAAAACTGGGAAATTTAAATTTGAATATGAAATTGACGGAATTAAAAAAACTACAGTCTTTGAACGTAATGACAGTATTGAAATTGAGACTTTTGAGGGTAAAACGGACACTTCAACAGTACGTTGGGTGAATGATTGCGAGTATGTTTTGCAAAAAAAACATCCTAAAAACAAGGCCGAAGAGAAGGCAATTGACATGAAAATCTTGACAACTACAAAAAATTCCTATACCTTTGAATTTGGAATGATGGGTGTTGATGAGAAACAACGCGGTACAGTTACCAAAATTTCAAATTAA